The following proteins are co-located in the Pseudoalteromonas sp. N1230-9 genome:
- a CDS encoding diguanylate cyclase domain-containing protein, producing the protein MKKETPEYLSDIIELLLDAVCVVDAKGCLLFSNPAFETIFGYTLEEAIGRNMLDFVYPEDRAKTINAINQIVINNQQPRFENRWVRKDGRIVHVLWSVYWSEEKQVRVAIAYDITEQKNLEQKLIYMAGHDPLTDLPNRSFLISELEESLSVANTISTIIAVLFIDIDGFKQVNDFHGHAAGDKLLKTVAKRLRHQLKKEDSVGRLGGDEFVVILNSISSKQDVVEIVDLLRQEICKPLEYNNEFLSYSPSIGAVLFPEHYGDAEYLIQCADKAMYNTKNSGGNRVIFYHSGIKLPSVKQPE; encoded by the coding sequence ATGAAGAAAGAAACGCCTGAATACTTGTCTGATATTATTGAGCTTTTATTAGATGCTGTTTGTGTAGTAGACGCAAAGGGCTGCTTGCTTTTTTCTAACCCTGCTTTTGAAACTATCTTTGGTTACACGCTTGAAGAAGCTATCGGTAGAAATATGTTAGATTTTGTCTACCCAGAAGACAGAGCTAAAACTATCAATGCTATTAATCAAATTGTTATAAATAATCAGCAACCACGTTTTGAAAACAGGTGGGTTAGAAAAGATGGCCGTATTGTGCATGTTTTATGGTCAGTGTATTGGTCTGAAGAAAAACAAGTCAGGGTGGCCATTGCTTATGATATTACCGAGCAAAAGAATCTCGAACAAAAACTGATTTATATGGCAGGTCATGATCCATTGACAGATTTACCTAATCGCAGCTTTTTGATTTCAGAGCTAGAAGAGTCATTATCTGTTGCTAATACAATATCGACAATTATCGCTGTCCTCTTTATTGACATAGATGGGTTTAAGCAAGTAAATGACTTTCATGGTCACGCAGCGGGTGACAAGCTATTAAAAACAGTTGCGAAACGTCTTCGTCACCAACTTAAAAAAGAAGATAGTGTAGGGCGTTTGGGGGGAGATGAGTTTGTTGTTATTTTAAACAGCATTAGTAGTAAGCAAGATGTTGTTGAAATCGTTGACTTATTACGTCAAGAGATTTGTAAACCTCTTGAATATAATAATGAGTTTCTAAGTTACTCGCCAAGTATTGGTGCAGTTTTATTCCCCGAGCATTATGGTGATGCTGAGTATTTAATCCAATGTGCTGATAAGGCGATGTATAATACAAAAAACTCAGGTGGCAATCGAGTCATTTTTTATCACAGCGGGATAAAACTCCCCAGTGTAAAACAGCCAGAGTAG